A genome region from Winogradskyella helgolandensis includes the following:
- the proC gene encoding pyrroline-5-carboxylate reductase — MKVLVIGAGNMGLTYAEGMAESPLLSKYKLKIYDTDPKKIESLSKDSRFIVYDNLDDCLPKADIVFIAVKPYHSDGLFEDMKPMLNDNQIFVSLMAGVTIDTIQQKLEAKKVIRTMPNLPAQVGKGVTSYTESDTVSRVELLMIRNLLDTTGTSIHVNTENFIDASTGISGSGPAYVFYFMQSMLEAAQKMGFSDYDSKVLVSSTFEGAIELFNQNDISPKSWIDKVASKGGTTQAAIDSMDDNNVKQLIQDAAYAAFDRAVEMGKED, encoded by the coding sequence ATGAAAGTATTAGTAATTGGAGCCGGAAACATGGGCTTAACTTATGCTGAAGGTATGGCAGAATCGCCACTACTCAGCAAGTATAAATTAAAAATTTATGATACCGATCCAAAAAAGATAGAAAGCCTAAGCAAAGACTCTAGATTTATCGTTTACGATAATTTAGATGATTGCTTACCAAAAGCAGATATCGTATTTATAGCCGTAAAACCTTATCACAGTGATGGATTATTTGAAGACATGAAACCAATGTTAAACGATAATCAAATTTTTGTATCTCTAATGGCTGGTGTCACCATAGATACTATTCAGCAAAAGTTAGAAGCAAAAAAAGTGATTAGAACTATGCCCAATTTGCCAGCTCAAGTTGGAAAAGGTGTAACCTCTTATACAGAATCTGATACTGTTTCAAGAGTAGAACTGCTAATGATAAGAAATCTTTTGGATACCACAGGAACATCAATTCACGTTAACACTGAAAATTTTATTGATGCCTCTACAGGGATTTCAGGAAGTGGACCAGCTTATGTGTTCTATTTTATGCAATCTATGCTAGAAGCAGCTCAAAAAATGGGATTTTCAGATTACGATTCAAAAGTTTTAGTGAGTAGTACGTTTGAAGGAGCCATAGAACTCTTCAACCAAAATGATATATCTCCAAAATCATGGATAGACAAAGTTGCATCAAAAGGAGGCACAACCCAAGCTGCTATAGATTCTATGGATGATAATAATGTAAAACAGTTAATTCAAGATGCGGCTTATGCAGCTTTTGATCGTGCTGTTGAAATGGGTAAAGAAGATTAA
- a CDS encoding glycosyltransferase, whose protein sequence is MASKNSPSNTIFSNTKSKSKKLSNQFNLFINSKSKTENPNNKIVLFSTFLLLVLGVYFLSVFYGDFEQFNADKMSTTIGYSFIIIATTLIVFKALFFIYKAYNYFKYKPIASVSDNELPTVTVIVPAYNEGKQVYDTLVSLDNSNYPKQKLQIISIDDGSKDDTWDWMLDAKKILGDRLEIYQQPENQGKRHALYRGFNLGTGDIYVTVDSDSIVTEDTLRNLVSPFIKDENCGAVAGNIRVLNNKKEMLPKMLDVSFVLSFEFVRSAESNLNSVLCTPGALAAYRSTAVHNCLPEWINQTFMGKPSDIGEDRAMTNMILKQGKHVLFQKNAVAFTNVPEQYMGLYKMFIRWGRSNVRENLEMAKYVFTNFRAKGKSGTRILFISQFLKIVMSYPLLISMLFFVLVHPLLFLGSTLVSILVISTFSVIFFTSQYKTTQGFWAYSYSILFTFALFWITPYAIATASRRGWLTRELVETK, encoded by the coding sequence ATGGCTTCAAAAAACTCACCCTCAAATACTATATTTTCAAACACCAAGAGCAAATCTAAAAAACTATCTAACCAATTCAATTTATTTATTAATAGTAAATCAAAAACTGAAAATCCGAACAATAAAATTGTCCTATTTAGTACATTTTTACTTCTTGTTTTAGGCGTCTATTTTCTTTCTGTCTTTTATGGTGATTTTGAACAATTCAACGCAGACAAAATGAGTACGACTATTGGTTATAGCTTCATAATTATAGCTACAACACTTATAGTTTTTAAGGCATTATTCTTTATTTATAAAGCCTATAATTATTTTAAATACAAGCCGATTGCCTCTGTTTCGGACAATGAATTACCAACAGTTACGGTTATTGTTCCTGCGTATAACGAAGGCAAACAAGTTTATGACACGTTAGTGAGTTTAGACAATAGTAATTACCCAAAACAAAAATTACAAATTATATCTATCGATGACGGTAGTAAAGACGATACTTGGGATTGGATGCTTGATGCCAAAAAGATACTTGGTGATCGTTTAGAAATTTATCAACAACCAGAAAACCAAGGAAAACGTCATGCACTTTATCGTGGATTTAATTTAGGTACAGGCGATATTTATGTCACCGTAGATAGTGATTCTATTGTAACTGAAGACACCCTTAGAAACTTAGTTAGTCCTTTTATTAAAGATGAAAATTGTGGTGCAGTTGCAGGAAACATTCGAGTTCTAAACAATAAAAAGGAAATGCTTCCTAAAATGTTAGATGTAAGTTTTGTGTTGAGTTTTGAATTTGTGCGCTCTGCAGAAAGTAATTTGAATTCTGTATTGTGTACACCTGGCGCCCTAGCTGCTTATAGAAGTACTGCCGTTCATAATTGTTTACCAGAATGGATTAACCAAACGTTTATGGGCAAACCTTCCGATATTGGTGAAGATAGAGCCATGACGAACATGATTTTAAAACAAGGTAAGCATGTCTTGTTTCAAAAAAATGCGGTAGCTTTTACCAATGTACCCGAACAATATATGGGATTATATAAAATGTTTATTCGTTGGGGACGAAGTAACGTGAGAGAGAATTTGGAAATGGCAAAATACGTCTTCACAAATTTCAGAGCCAAAGGCAAGTCTGGAACAAGGATTTTATTTATTAGCCAGTTCCTAAAAATAGTAATGAGTTACCCTCTACTAATTTCGATGTTATTCTTCGTTTTAGTACATCCATTATTATTTTTAGGTTCTACTTTAGTTAGTATTTTGGTCATTTCAACTTTTTCGGTCATATTTTTTACCAGTCAATACAAAACCACTCAAGGGTTTTGGGCATACTCTTATAGCATCTTATTTACATTCGCGCTATTTTGGATTACACCTTACGCCATTGCTACAGCAAGCCGAAGAGGTTGGTTAACACGTGAATTGGTTGAGACAAAATAA